One window from the genome of Penaeus monodon isolate SGIC_2016 chromosome 4, NSTDA_Pmon_1, whole genome shotgun sequence encodes:
- the LOC119572608 gene encoding neurobeachin-like has protein sequence MGNCESYHTDLFPFWKRVLRAESLPDPIASSAILDSLGGAPCKCLPGAASAAVLILHVSPPTALPHSRAGAEGVKGGAATEGGRDGDDKSNYFSLLLQVVKYCEHVHGKWHFSEVRAIFSRRYLLQNTALEIFLASRTSVFFAFPDQTTVKRVAKALPRVGVGIKYGIPQTRRASMMSPRQLFRASNMTQKWQRREISNFEYLMFLNTIAGRTYNDLNQYPVFPWVLTNFDTHELDLSQPSNYRDLSKPIGALNPSRRAFFEERYNSWEHDQIPPFHYGTHYSTAAFTLNWLIRLEPFTTMFLALQGGKFDHPNRMFSSVATAWKNCQRDTSDVKELIPEFYYLPEMFVNWNRYKLGATEEDGIVDDVVLPPWASSPEEFIRINRMALESEFVSCQLHQWIDLIFGYKQRGPEAVRATNVFYYLTYEGSVDLDSIQDPVMREAIENQIRNFGQTPSQLLMEPHPPRSSAMHLSPLMFSGVCEDVCMVMKFVSNSPICHISANTYPQLPLPSVVTITNNHHFAINRWNTNYSVNVQSPSYAEGSQSPSTLLPLSMDPVLQQAATGNSSSQQQKRHLGDNFSQKVRMRSNCFVTTVDSRFIIACGFWDNSFRVFSTETAKIVQIVFGHYGVVTCLSRSECNITSDCYVASGAHDCTVLLWHWNARTQMIMGEGDSPTPRATLTGHETEVTAVVISAELGLVVSGSKDGPVLIHTTSGDLLRSLEAPDGFLSPENVALSREGLIVINYDRGHVGAYTMNGKRLRHESHNDNIQCVILSRDGEYMMTGGDKGIVEVWRTFSLALLYAFPTCDSAIRSLALSHDQRFLMAGLSTGSIVVFHIDFNRWHHEFQQRY, from the exons ATGGGTAATTGCGAGTCCTACCACACAGACTTGTTCCCTT TTTGGAAGCGAGTCCTCCGTGCCGAAAGCCTCCCCGACCCGATCGCGTCGTCGGCCATCTTGGACAGCTTGGGTGGTGCACCTTGCAAATGTCTGCCGGGGGCCGCCTCCGCTGCCGTATTGATCCTGCATGTTTCCCCTCCCACGGCCCTCCCTCACTCCCGCGCAGGGGCAGAAGGCGTGAAGGGCGGCGCAGCGACTGAGGGAGGCAGGgacggag ATGACAAATCTAattatttttccctattattaCAGGTGGTCAAGTACTGCGAACATGTGCACGGAAAATGGCACTTCAGCGAGGTGCGCGCCATCTTCAGCCGGCGCTACCTCCTTCAGAACACCGCCCTCGAGATCTTCCTCGCCTCAAGGA CGTCGGTGTTCTTCGCGTTCCCCGACCAAACGACGGTCAAGCGCGTGGCCAAGGCGCTGCCCCGAGTGGGTGTGGGCATCAAGTATGGCATCCCGCAGACGCGAAGAGCCTCCATGATGTCCCCGAGGCAGCTCTTCCGCGCATCCAACATGACGCAGAAGTGGCAGCGCCGCGAGATCTCCAACTTCGAGTACTTGATGTTCCTGAACACTATTGCAG GTCGGACCTACAATGACCTGAACCAGTACCCGGTGTTCCCCTGGGTCCTCACCAACTTCGACACACACGAACTTGACCTTTCCCAACCGTCCAACTACAGAGACTTATCCAAG ccCATCGGCGCCCTGAACCCCTCGCGCCGCGCCTTCTTCGAGGAGCGCTACAACTCCTGGGAACACGACCAGATTCCTCCCTTCCACTACGGCACTCACTATTCCACCGCGGCCTTCACTCTCAACTGGCTCATTAGACTT GAACCCTTCACCACCATGTTCTTGGCCCTGCAAGGAGGCAAGTTCGACCACCCGAACCGCATGTTCTCCTCCGTCGCCACAGCTTGGAAGAACTGTCAGCGAGACACTTCTGATGTCAAG GAACTCATCCCAGAGTTTTACTACCTACCGGAGATGTTTGTGAACTGGAACAGGTACAAACTTGGAGCAACAGAAGAGGACGGGATTGTTGATGACGTTGTTCTTCCACCTTGGGCTTCTTCACCAGAGGAATTTATCCGGATCAATAGAATG GCACTGGAGTCAGAATTTGTATCATGCCAGCTCCACCAGTGGATTGACCTCATCTTTGGCTACAAACAACGTGGACCCGAAGCTGTACGAGCCACCAATGTCTTCTACTACCTCACCTACGAAGGATCTGTAGATTTGGATTCTATACAGGATCCTGTGATGAGGGAG GCAATTGAGAACCAGATAAGAAACTTTGGACAGACACCTTCACAGCTGTTAATGGAGCCCCATCCACCTCGCTCCTCTGCTATGCATTTA tcaCCTCTGATGTTCTCTGGTGTGTGCGAGGACGTGTGTATGGTTATGAAGTTTGTGAGCAACTCTCCCATCTGTCATATCTCTGCTAATACTTACCCTCAGCTTCCTCTTCCATCTGTTGTCACCATCACAAACAACCATCATTTCGCAATCAATCGCTGGAACACCAACTATTCAG TGAATGTACAGAGTCCCAGCTATGCTGAAGGAAGCCAGTCACCGTCCACTCTCTTGCCTCTGTCCATGGATCCCGTCCTTC AACAAGCTGCAACAGGCAACAGCAGTAGCCAACAGCAGAAGCGTCACCTGGGAGACAACTTCAGTCAGAAGGTTCGCATGAGGAGCAACTGCTTTGTTACAACAGTGGACTCAAGGTTCATCATTGCCTGCGGCTTTTGGGACAACAGTTTCCGTGTCTTCTCTACAGAAACAG CAAAGATTGTGCAGATAGTGTTTGGTCACTATGGTGTGGTTACGTGCCTGAGTCGCAGCGAATGTAACATCACCAGTGACTGCTATGTAGCATCAGGGGCACATGACTGCACAGTTCTCTTGTGGCACTGGAATGCACGGACACAG ATGATCATGGGTGAGGGAGATTCGCCAACACCACGAGCAACACTAACTGGACATGAGACAGAGGTCACAGCTGTTGTCATCTCAGCTGAGCTTGGTCTTGTAGTATCAGGTTCAAAGG ATGGACCTGTTCTTATTCACACCACATCTGGAGATTTGTTGAGGTCCTTAGAAGCACCAGATGGCTTCCTGTCTCCTGAAAATGTTGCCCTGTCTCGTGAGGGCTTGATAGTCATCAACTATGATCGAGGACATGTGGGTGCTTATACCATGAATGGAAAGAGACTGCGACATGAATCCCACAATGATAATATTCAG TGTGTTATCCTGAGCCGTGATGGAGAGTACATGATGACTGGAGGAGACAAGGGTATTGTTGAAGTGTGGCGCACTTTCTCTCTTGCCCTTCTGTATGCCTTCCCAACCTGTGACTCTGCAATCAGATCTCTTGCACTTTCACATGATCAGAG ATTCCTGATGGCTGGTTTGTCAACTGGATCCATTGTTGTGTTCCACATTGACTTCAACCGCTGGCACCATGAGTTCCAGCAACGTTACTGA